In Hamadaea flava, a genomic segment contains:
- a CDS encoding carbohydrate ABC transporter permease, protein MRRAVRIGYSAAGLLIAAVWAFPIYWMVSTAFKSGKDMYSATPQFVPLHPTGDNFADVFGDSTFWQAAANSLIATVLTVVLAMAVAFAAAVAVARFRFFGRRTFLMSILIMKMVPSIALVIPIFLTLTEIQDASLGALQLTDAVPGLVIAYLAFALPFAVWALRGFVLGVPSELEEAAMIDGCSQVQAFRRVTLPLIVPGLVATSIFTMILAWNEYLLTYFLISSPEKYTLPLWLSHFVTTEGTSFGPLMAGATIIALPVAVFFMFVQRNLARGLTAGAVRG, encoded by the coding sequence ATGAGACGAGCGGTCCGCATCGGGTACTCCGCGGCCGGTCTGCTGATCGCGGCGGTCTGGGCGTTCCCGATCTACTGGATGGTGTCCACGGCGTTCAAGTCCGGCAAGGACATGTACTCCGCGACCCCGCAGTTCGTGCCGTTGCACCCGACCGGGGACAACTTCGCGGACGTCTTCGGCGACAGCACCTTCTGGCAGGCCGCCGCCAACAGCCTGATCGCCACCGTGCTCACCGTCGTGCTGGCGATGGCGGTCGCGTTCGCCGCCGCCGTGGCGGTCGCCCGGTTCCGGTTCTTCGGGCGGCGTACCTTCCTGATGTCGATCCTCATCATGAAGATGGTCCCGTCGATCGCCCTGGTCATCCCGATCTTCCTGACGCTCACGGAGATCCAGGACGCCTCGCTCGGCGCGCTTCAGCTCACCGACGCCGTGCCCGGTCTCGTCATCGCGTACCTGGCGTTCGCGCTGCCGTTCGCGGTGTGGGCGCTGCGCGGCTTCGTGCTCGGGGTGCCGTCCGAGTTGGAGGAGGCCGCGATGATCGACGGCTGCTCCCAGGTGCAGGCGTTCCGGCGGGTCACCTTGCCGCTCATCGTGCCCGGCCTCGTCGCGACGTCGATCTTCACGATGATCCTGGCCTGGAATGAGTACCTGCTGACCTACTTCCTCATCAGCAGCCCGGAGAAGTACACGCTGCCGCTGTGGCTGAGCCACTTCGTCACCACCGAGGGCACCTCGTTCGGGCCGCTGATGGCGGGGGCGACGATCATCGCGCTGCCGGTCGCGGTCTTCTTCATGTTCGTCCAGCGCAACCTCGCCCGCGGCCTCACCGCGGGAGCCGTACGCGGATGA
- a CDS encoding carbohydrate ABC transporter permease: MSTLDEPAVARPLPAPRPSAARARRSRPRLPYLLILPALAVSLAVIGYPLIRVIVLSFQQWGVAQIFSDAGPPFVGLRNYSRILGDPVFWTVVVRTLVLTAVMVGLSMGVGVGLALLMERVHAWVRGVMTFSLIMAWAVPTFVSTQIFAWMTEQNFGVLNYVLGLGQHNWYTDAKQGLAVATLIVVWGAVPFITVTTYAALTQVPAELVEAARLDGAGGRQVFFGITLPSIKPVLVIVTALSIIWDFSVFNQIYILRNGAPSPDYQTLAIYAYMQAYQGHEYGYASAVAVVTVLLLLVVSVFYIRQLIKTGEAE; the protein is encoded by the coding sequence GTGTCCACACTCGACGAACCGGCCGTCGCGCGGCCGCTTCCGGCGCCGAGACCGAGCGCGGCCCGCGCCCGCCGGTCCCGCCCGCGCCTGCCGTACCTGCTCATCCTGCCCGCGCTGGCGGTCTCGCTGGCGGTGATCGGCTACCCGCTGATCCGGGTGATCGTGTTGTCGTTCCAGCAGTGGGGCGTCGCCCAGATCTTCAGCGACGCCGGGCCGCCGTTCGTCGGGCTGCGGAACTATTCGCGCATCCTCGGCGATCCGGTGTTCTGGACCGTCGTCGTCCGGACCCTCGTGCTGACCGCCGTCATGGTCGGCCTGTCGATGGGCGTCGGGGTCGGCCTGGCCCTGCTCATGGAACGCGTGCACGCCTGGGTCCGCGGGGTGATGACGTTCTCGCTGATCATGGCGTGGGCGGTGCCCACGTTCGTGTCGACCCAGATCTTCGCCTGGATGACCGAGCAGAACTTCGGCGTCCTCAACTACGTCCTCGGGCTGGGCCAGCACAACTGGTACACCGACGCCAAACAGGGTCTGGCGGTCGCCACGCTCATCGTCGTCTGGGGCGCGGTCCCGTTCATCACGGTCACGACCTACGCCGCCCTCACCCAGGTGCCCGCGGAACTGGTCGAGGCGGCCCGGCTCGACGGCGCGGGCGGCCGGCAGGTGTTCTTCGGCATCACCCTCCCCTCGATCAAGCCGGTGCTCGTCATCGTCACCGCGCTGTCGATCATCTGGGACTTCAGCGTGTTCAACCAGATCTACATCCTGCGCAACGGCGCGCCCTCGCCGGACTATCAGACGCTGGCCATCTACGCGTACATGCAGGCTTATCAGGGTCACGAGTACGGGTACGCCTCGGCGGTGGCCGTGGTGACGGTGCTGCTGCTGCTCGTGGTGAGCGTCTTCTACATCCGCCAGCTGATCAAGACGGGAGAAGCCGAATGA
- a CDS encoding extracellular solute-binding protein, with protein sequence MQRRIIAAAVAAATLLAAAACGSKEDSGSGKDAKGDLTVWLQVDAQTLWPKAVETATAEFNKEYPNVKVTVAYQAWADHLTKFDAAAQGGTSPDVIELGTTEMGLYMGNGAFADLTADKAEFANSGTWVKALQDSATYQDKLYGVPYYGGLRAVIYRKDILADAGITTPPTTWAELQTAVQKLSDKHKADPTFSAFFLPGQHQYGAMPFIYDAGGQVAKQGADGKWDATFSSPESVAGLKTWKALMDAGYHGDRTINDLTAFSTMVAGKAAMFYDTSGQMKKVFGKDGDAKLKDQIGSFVMPSPTKAGSPLPAFMGGSDLAIPAKGKHKDWSKSWIKAYTSPASQQMFVDGGFMANTTTIVTSDPLMKGYVDTLSNTWTLPAAKNWAQVEKNKTVLNMFVDIATNKGTIEDITAAADKAIETTLNAS encoded by the coding sequence ATGCAGAGAAGGATCATCGCAGCGGCGGTGGCGGCAGCCACATTGTTGGCCGCCGCGGCCTGTGGCAGCAAGGAGGACTCCGGCAGCGGGAAGGACGCCAAGGGCGACCTGACCGTCTGGCTCCAGGTCGACGCGCAGACCTTGTGGCCAAAGGCCGTCGAGACCGCCACCGCCGAGTTCAACAAGGAATACCCGAACGTCAAGGTGACCGTGGCCTACCAGGCCTGGGCGGACCACCTCACCAAGTTCGACGCCGCCGCGCAGGGTGGCACCTCGCCCGACGTGATCGAGCTGGGCACCACCGAGATGGGCCTGTACATGGGCAACGGCGCGTTCGCCGACCTGACCGCCGACAAGGCCGAGTTCGCCAACTCCGGCACCTGGGTCAAGGCGCTCCAGGACTCCGCGACGTACCAGGACAAGCTGTATGGCGTGCCCTACTACGGCGGTCTCCGCGCGGTGATCTACCGCAAGGACATCCTGGCCGACGCGGGCATCACCACCCCGCCGACCACCTGGGCCGAGCTGCAGACGGCGGTGCAGAAGCTGTCGGACAAGCACAAGGCCGACCCGACCTTCTCGGCGTTCTTCCTGCCCGGCCAGCACCAGTACGGCGCGATGCCGTTCATCTACGACGCCGGCGGCCAGGTCGCCAAGCAGGGCGCGGACGGCAAGTGGGACGCCACCTTCTCCTCCCCCGAGTCGGTGGCCGGCCTGAAGACCTGGAAGGCGCTGATGGACGCCGGTTACCACGGTGACCGCACCATCAACGACCTCACCGCGTTCAGCACGATGGTCGCGGGCAAGGCCGCCATGTTCTACGACACCAGCGGCCAGATGAAGAAGGTCTTCGGCAAGGACGGCGACGCGAAGCTCAAGGACCAGATCGGCTCGTTCGTCATGCCGAGCCCGACCAAGGCGGGCAGCCCCCTGCCGGCCTTCATGGGCGGCTCCGACCTGGCGATCCCGGCCAAGGGCAAGCACAAGGACTGGTCGAAGTCCTGGATCAAGGCGTACACCTCGCCGGCCAGCCAGCAGATGTTCGTCGACGGCGGCTTCATGGCCAACACGACGACCATCGTGACCAGCGACCCGCTGATGAAGGGGTACGTCGACACCCTCTCCAACACCTGGACGCTGCCCGCCGCCAAGAACTGGGCCCAGGTCGAGAAGAACAAGACGGTACTGAACATGTTCGTGGACATCGCGACGAACAAGGGCACCATCGAGGACATCACGGCCGCCGCGGACAAGGCGATCGAGACTACCCTCAACGCCAGCTGA
- a CDS encoding MurR/RpiR family transcriptional regulator, whose translation MTTTPVRPENLVAAVRAVLPSLTPSGRRIAELILHDPAMVAAHTITELSAVSGVSEATIVRTARSLGFAGYPPLRLALAAAAATTEDGDRLVPGDLGPDDPLSDVITKVTRAETEALADTGRQLTPEQLAPVVDAIARARRVDVYGVAASGLVAADMAQKLLRIGILSHAFSDAHLALTSSALLRTGDVAVGVSTSGETPDVLEPIRRAAAAGAYTVAITNNPRSTLAAAAALTLVSAGRETAFRPAALASRISQLLVVDCIFVGVAQRTFETSQPAIQDTRDAVNRFVAESRARRRR comes from the coding sequence GTGACGACGACACCGGTTCGGCCGGAGAATCTGGTCGCCGCGGTACGCGCGGTGCTGCCGTCGCTGACGCCGTCGGGCCGCCGGATCGCGGAGCTGATCCTGCACGACCCGGCCATGGTCGCCGCGCACACGATAACGGAGCTGAGCGCCGTCTCGGGGGTCAGCGAAGCGACGATCGTGCGTACGGCGCGATCGCTGGGCTTCGCCGGATATCCGCCGCTGCGGCTGGCGCTGGCGGCCGCAGCGGCCACCACTGAGGACGGCGATCGGCTCGTCCCCGGCGATCTCGGGCCGGACGATCCGCTGTCCGACGTGATCACGAAGGTGACCCGGGCGGAGACCGAGGCGCTGGCCGACACCGGCCGGCAGCTCACGCCCGAGCAACTGGCCCCGGTCGTCGACGCGATCGCGCGGGCGCGCCGGGTCGACGTCTACGGCGTGGCCGCGTCCGGCCTGGTGGCGGCGGACATGGCGCAGAAACTGCTGCGCATAGGCATCCTCAGCCACGCGTTCTCCGACGCGCATCTCGCGTTGACCAGTTCCGCCCTGCTGCGTACCGGGGATGTGGCGGTCGGGGTGTCCACCTCCGGCGAGACCCCGGACGTCCTCGAACCGATCCGGCGGGCGGCCGCAGCCGGGGCGTACACGGTGGCCATCACGAACAACCCGCGCTCCACTCTGGCCGCCGCGGCCGCGTTGACCCTGGTCTCCGCGGGCCGGGAGACGGCGTTCCGCCCGGCCGCGCTGGCCAGCCGGATCAGCCAGCTGCTGGTGGTCGACTGCATCTTCGTCGGCGTCGCCCAGCGCACCTTCGAGACCTCGCAACCGGCGATCCAGGACACCCGCGACGCGGTCAACCGGTTCGTCGCCGAATCCCGGGCGCGGCGGCGACGCTGA
- a CDS encoding MarR family transcriptional regulator, which produces MADKVTPDEQVAEIEGAMVALRRAQRRRALARLSERAGERDSPTGRLPDSVFELLDAVAAAAGRGETLTVSEAATLLDVDQPRASRLTALALEAALLRRRADQRDGRRSLLVLTEDGEAVLRRIQQFRRGVVAMATRDWPAADRAALARLLPRLVADFAAIADAGRDEE; this is translated from the coding sequence ATGGCTGACAAGGTCACCCCGGACGAGCAGGTGGCGGAGATCGAAGGGGCGATGGTGGCGCTCCGCCGGGCGCAGCGGCGCCGGGCGCTGGCCCGGTTGTCCGAGCGCGCCGGGGAACGCGACAGCCCGACCGGGCGACTGCCGGACTCCGTGTTCGAACTACTCGATGCGGTCGCGGCGGCCGCCGGCCGCGGCGAGACGCTCACCGTGAGCGAGGCGGCGACGCTGCTGGACGTCGACCAGCCCCGGGCGAGCCGGCTGACCGCCCTCGCGCTGGAGGCGGCGCTCCTGCGGCGGCGCGCCGACCAGCGCGACGGACGGCGGTCCCTGCTCGTGCTGACCGAGGACGGCGAAGCGGTCCTACGCCGCATCCAGCAATTCCGCCGGGGAGTCGTCGCCATGGCCACCCGGGACTGGCCGGCGGCGGATCGGGCGGCCCTGGCGCGGCTGCTTCCCCGGCTCGTGGCGGACTTCGCGGCTATCGCCGACGCCGGTCGCGACGAGGAATGA
- a CDS encoding CBU_0592 family membrane protein has translation MTLLDFIEIGGSLMILAAFAAAQLGRLDLRSRTYLILNLAGSAVLAVIALDQRSWGFLLLEGTWAIVSGLSLLRGAPAAEH, from the coding sequence ATGACTCTTCTTGATTTCATCGAAATCGGCGGATCACTCATGATCCTGGCCGCCTTCGCCGCCGCCCAACTGGGTCGGCTGGACCTGCGCTCGCGGACCTACCTCATCCTCAACCTCGCCGGTTCCGCCGTGCTCGCCGTGATCGCCCTCGACCAGCGGTCCTGGGGGTTCCTCCTGCTGGAGGGCACCTGGGCCATCGTCTCCGGGCTGTCGTTGCTTCGCGGAGCACCAGCGGCCGAGCACTAA
- a CDS encoding winged helix DNA-binding domain-containing protein, whose protein sequence is MEEREIIARRLRNQRLTGEPLPDPVAVVRRLGAVQAQEYAVAKWSVAQRSSGVDEAAMQAAVDSGRIVRVHALRPTWHFVAAEDLVWLQAVTAPRVHQLNAYYYRQLGVDEATTAKTRPLMRDILGGGNHLTRPELGRALTAAGIPDPTGNRLAYLVMDAELESLVCNGPMRGRQHTYALVGERVPETAERSPDDGLAELTRRYFTSHGPATAKDFAWWSSLPTARIRRGIELAGDALTTVSRNGTTFWYAPADPPEPVPSPDAHVLQGYDEYVVAYTESRGLAGFGDNLLIHPLIIDGQLIGSWRRTSTAKQITASLSLAVRLTPAQRDAVDAAFDRYAAYAGVPVVVE, encoded by the coding sequence GTGGAGGAGCGGGAGATCATCGCGCGGCGACTGCGCAACCAACGGCTGACCGGCGAGCCGCTGCCGGACCCGGTGGCGGTCGTCCGGCGGCTCGGCGCCGTCCAGGCCCAGGAGTACGCCGTCGCCAAGTGGTCGGTGGCGCAGCGGAGTTCCGGTGTGGACGAAGCCGCGATGCAGGCCGCCGTGGACTCCGGCCGCATCGTTCGAGTGCACGCGCTGCGCCCGACGTGGCACTTCGTCGCGGCCGAGGATCTGGTGTGGCTGCAAGCGGTGACCGCACCCCGGGTCCATCAGCTGAACGCGTACTACTATCGCCAGCTCGGCGTGGACGAGGCGACCACCGCGAAGACCCGGCCGCTGATGCGGGACATTCTCGGCGGCGGCAACCACCTCACCCGGCCGGAACTCGGCCGGGCGCTGACCGCCGCGGGGATCCCCGATCCCACGGGCAACCGGCTGGCGTACCTGGTGATGGACGCGGAACTCGAAAGCCTCGTCTGCAACGGCCCGATGCGCGGCAGACAGCACACGTACGCGCTTGTCGGCGAACGCGTACCGGAGACGGCCGAGCGGTCTCCCGACGACGGGCTGGCCGAGCTGACCCGGCGGTACTTCACCAGCCACGGACCGGCGACCGCCAAGGACTTCGCCTGGTGGTCGAGCCTCCCGACGGCGCGGATCCGGCGTGGCATCGAGCTGGCCGGGGACGCCCTCACGACCGTCTCCCGCAACGGAACCACCTTCTGGTACGCGCCGGCCGACCCGCCCGAGCCCGTCCCCTCCCCCGACGCCCATGTCTTGCAGGGCTACGACGAGTACGTGGTGGCGTACACGGAAAGCCGCGGGCTGGCGGGCTTCGGCGACAACCTGCTGATCCATCCGCTGATCATCGACGGGCAGCTGATCGGCTCCTGGCGGCGGACGAGCACCGCGAAACAGATCACCGCGTCGCTGTCCCTGGCGGTACGCCTCACCCCGGCGCAGCGCGACGCGGTCGACGCCGCCTTCGACCGGTACGCCGCCTACGCGGGAGTGCCTGTCGTCGTCGAGTGA
- a CDS encoding IS110 family transposase — MVVLGIDAHKRSHTVAAVDAAGRLLATKTVSADAAGHLLLVRWAGQFGERRFAVEDCRPLSRRLEADLLAVGERIARVPPKLMAKARDSARSYGKSDPIDALAVARAALREPDLPTAVLDGPPRQLRLLVDHRAGLVAERTRVINQLRWHIHEINPDWQPPARSAHRPKHLTLLRGRLADATGLVAELAGELAQRCAQLTVRIGELDRQISEHIAVLAPTLLALPGCGSLTAARIVAQTADITRFRSQHAYARHNGSAPVPVWSGNQQRHRLSRIGNRQLNSCLHTIAITQLSHYPPGRQLYERRLANGNTRREALRVLKRRLSDVVYRCLKADATISPLT; from the coding sequence ATGGTGGTCCTGGGAATCGATGCGCACAAGCGCAGTCATACGGTGGCGGCGGTGGACGCGGCGGGTCGGCTGCTGGCCACCAAGACGGTCTCGGCTGATGCCGCCGGTCATCTGTTGTTGGTGCGGTGGGCTGGTCAGTTCGGTGAGCGGCGGTTCGCGGTGGAGGATTGCCGGCCGTTGTCGCGGCGGCTGGAGGCCGATCTGCTGGCGGTGGGGGAACGCATCGCGCGGGTGCCGCCCAAGCTGATGGCCAAGGCCCGTGACAGTGCCCGTAGTTATGGCAAGTCCGATCCGATCGATGCGCTGGCGGTGGCCCGGGCCGCGCTGCGGGAACCGGATCTGCCCACCGCGGTCCTGGACGGCCCGCCACGGCAGCTGCGTCTTCTGGTCGATCACCGTGCCGGTCTGGTCGCCGAACGCACTCGGGTGATCAACCAGCTGCGCTGGCACATTCACGAGATCAACCCCGACTGGCAACCACCCGCCCGCAGCGCTCACCGGCCTAAACACCTCACCCTGTTGCGTGGTCGGCTGGCCGACGCCACTGGCCTGGTCGCCGAACTCGCCGGTGAGCTGGCCCAGCGATGTGCTCAGCTGACCGTGCGTATTGGCGAGCTCGACCGGCAGATCAGCGAGCACATCGCGGTCCTGGCGCCCACTCTGCTGGCGTTGCCCGGCTGCGGATCCTTGACCGCGGCCAGGATCGTGGCCCAGACCGCCGACATCACCCGGTTCCGCTCGCAACACGCCTACGCCCGGCACAACGGCAGCGCACCGGTCCCGGTCTGGTCGGGCAACCAACAGCGCCACCGGCTCTCGCGCATCGGCAACCGCCAGCTCAACTCCTGCCTGCACACCATCGCCATCACCCAGCTGTCGCACTACCCACCCGGCCGGCAGCTCTACGAGCGCCGCCTCGCCAACGGAAACACCCGCAGGGAAGCCCTGCGGGTGCTCAAACGACGCCTATCCGACGTCGTCTATCGATGCCTCAAAGCCGACGCCACGATCAGCCCCTTGACATAG
- a CDS encoding MFS transporter: MRKMPLGLLALAIGGFGIGLTEFVIMGQLPEVAADFQVTESVAGWLISGYALAVAVGAIGLTAAVTRLGRKQVLIGLMALFIAGNLTSALAGTYQVMMAGRVLAALSHGAFFGIGSVVAASLVEPARRAGAIAMMFTGLTAANVLGVPFGTFLGQQLGWRATFWAITVIGVAALIGVATLVPARASTGPSAGLRHELRAFTEPQVWFSLLMTILGFGGMFGAFTYIAYTLTAVGGFAAGTVPWLLVLFGAGLFVGNSLGGRGADRSIPRTLAVVLTGLTAVMAVFASTASSQVLTVIALFLMGAFGFATAPGLQMRIMKYAGQAPTLASGSNIAAFNVGNALGAWLGGVTITAGLGYASTLWAGAAMSFSALLVLAAATALTRRRPSTFDITRPDTAQQPEYAEPVPAGSVSPMSRG, encoded by the coding sequence ATGCGCAAGATGCCTCTCGGCCTGCTCGCTCTCGCCATCGGCGGGTTCGGCATCGGCCTGACCGAGTTCGTGATCATGGGGCAGCTGCCGGAGGTGGCCGCCGACTTCCAGGTGACCGAATCGGTCGCGGGCTGGCTCATCTCCGGGTATGCCCTGGCGGTGGCGGTCGGGGCGATCGGGCTCACCGCCGCGGTCACCCGGCTCGGCCGCAAGCAGGTCCTGATCGGCCTGATGGCCCTGTTCATCGCGGGCAACCTCACCTCGGCGCTGGCCGGGACGTACCAGGTGATGATGGCGGGCCGGGTGCTGGCCGCGCTCAGTCACGGCGCGTTCTTCGGCATCGGCTCGGTGGTCGCGGCGAGCCTGGTCGAGCCGGCCCGCCGGGCGGGCGCGATCGCGATGATGTTCACCGGGCTGACCGCCGCGAACGTCCTCGGCGTCCCGTTCGGCACGTTCCTCGGCCAGCAGCTCGGCTGGCGCGCCACGTTCTGGGCGATCACCGTCATCGGCGTCGCGGCCCTGATCGGCGTGGCGACCCTCGTCCCCGCGCGGGCCTCGACCGGCCCGTCCGCCGGCCTGCGACACGAGCTGCGCGCCTTCACCGAACCGCAGGTGTGGTTCTCGCTGCTGATGACGATCCTCGGCTTCGGCGGCATGTTCGGCGCGTTCACCTACATCGCGTACACGCTGACGGCGGTCGGCGGCTTCGCCGCCGGCACGGTTCCGTGGCTGCTGGTGCTGTTCGGCGCCGGGCTGTTCGTCGGCAACTCGCTGGGCGGTCGCGGCGCCGACCGGTCGATCCCGCGTACGCTCGCCGTCGTCCTGACCGGGCTGACCGCGGTGATGGCCGTCTTCGCGTCGACGGCGTCGAGCCAGGTGCTGACCGTCATCGCCCTGTTCCTGATGGGGGCGTTCGGCTTCGCGACCGCGCCCGGCCTGCAGATGCGGATCATGAAGTACGCCGGCCAGGCCCCGACGCTCGCGTCCGGCTCCAACATCGCCGCCTTCAACGTCGGCAACGCGCTCGGGGCGTGGCTGGGCGGCGTGACGATCACCGCCGGCCTCGGGTACGCCTCGACGCTGTGGGCCGGGGCGGCGATGAGCTTCTCGGCTCTGCTCGTGCTGGCCGCCGCCACCGCGCTGACCCGCCGCCGTCCGTCCACCTTCGACATCACCCGGCCCGACACAGCTCAGCAGCCCGAGTACGCCGAGCCGGTTCCCGCTGGATCAGTTTCTCCTATGTCAAGGGGCTGA
- a CDS encoding MarR family winged helix-turn-helix transcriptional regulator — MGIADDAVEIRAQGWRTLAALHGLIDTALERALQTRHNLSVVEFTVLDALSRQDGWHMRMQQLSRAAALSSSATTRLVNRLEERGLLTRVLCQDDRRGIYTELTPQGSKLLEQARPTHDDVLAGTLADAERLPELAPLVDALHRLPAPASAAA; from the coding sequence ATGGGCATCGCCGATGACGCCGTCGAGATCCGCGCACAGGGCTGGCGTACGCTCGCCGCACTGCACGGGCTCATCGACACGGCCCTGGAACGGGCGCTTCAGACCCGGCACAACCTGTCGGTGGTCGAGTTCACCGTGCTGGACGCGCTGTCGCGTCAGGACGGCTGGCACATGCGGATGCAGCAGCTGTCCCGGGCGGCCGCGCTGTCGAGCAGCGCCACGACGCGACTGGTGAACCGGCTGGAGGAACGGGGCCTGCTGACCCGGGTGCTGTGCCAGGACGACCGCCGGGGCATCTACACCGAACTGACCCCACAGGGGTCGAAACTGCTGGAGCAGGCCCGGCCCACGCATGACGACGTGCTCGCGGGGACGCTGGCCGACGCCGAGCGCCTGCCCGAACTGGCGCCGCTGGTCGACGCCCTGCACCGGTTGCCCGCGCCGGCCTCGGCTGCCGCCTGA
- a CDS encoding MaoC family dehydratase, producing MTQTIHVRDLAAQLGEPLGASSWHEITQKQVDLFADATWDHQWIHVDPERAAAGPYGGTIAHGFLTISLAPSLIGEVFVIDGIDMMVNQGLRELKLRAAVPVGSRVRLSATLTGHRPRPRGFTELVLGLVYEVETGDKIQKAATGEIVLLVHEPEESAA from the coding sequence GTGACCCAGACGATCCACGTCCGTGACCTCGCCGCCCAGCTCGGCGAACCGCTCGGCGCCAGCTCCTGGCACGAGATCACGCAGAAGCAGGTCGACCTGTTCGCCGACGCGACGTGGGACCACCAGTGGATCCACGTCGACCCGGAGCGGGCGGCGGCCGGCCCCTACGGCGGCACGATCGCGCACGGCTTCCTGACGATCTCCCTCGCTCCGTCACTGATCGGCGAGGTGTTCGTCATCGACGGCATCGACATGATGGTCAATCAGGGGCTGCGCGAGCTGAAGCTGCGCGCCGCGGTGCCCGTCGGCTCCCGCGTACGCCTCTCGGCCACGCTGACCGGTCACCGGCCTCGGCCGCGCGGCTTCACCGAGCTGGTGCTCGGCCTGGTGTACGAGGTCGAGACCGGCGACAAGATTCAGAAGGCGGCTACCGGGGAGATCGTGCTGCTCGTGCACGAGCCCGAGGAGAGCGCGGCCTGA
- a CDS encoding DUF3040 domain-containing protein produces the protein MLTSEERRQLEVIERNLEASSPRLAVALSRGEPPPGRWPLIVCAAMWCLMPLLVVAAGALVAAVVAVVLISVTARLWYTRV, from the coding sequence GTGCTCACCAGCGAAGAGCGGCGTCAGCTCGAAGTCATCGAACGCAATCTGGAAGCCAGCAGTCCTCGGCTTGCGGTCGCGCTGTCCCGGGGCGAGCCGCCGCCCGGCCGGTGGCCGCTGATCGTCTGCGCCGCCATGTGGTGCCTGATGCCGCTGCTCGTCGTCGCGGCGGGAGCCCTCGTGGCCGCTGTGGTCGCCGTCGTCCTGATCTCGGTGACCGCCCGGCTCTGGTACACCCGCGTCTGA
- a CDS encoding transglutaminase-like domain-containing protein, translated as MTDGVQLRIQAEDLMRAEDDENLLTLVARLRADEHWARMWAPGCAIAAARLGRTAEARDFLLEALDGGFFQPELFEGELERAFEAEPDWPQLQAKLAANLPPAPLELVVWPSLTPKLPLELFRTTPDREEQLRPLLPELSGSSWHRAVTLLHWVTKRWEHANDHVGDEEDAVDVLRHVDDDGMRFACVEYSTVLSHALNAAGIPARRLSLRQRDHHAGWGKGHVVSEAWIDDFGQWVVLDGQNGAYWMFGSAPLSTLELQTALAEGRQPTLLAADGPMKPATTAWWFTYFHQISTTGATWAKPPFIPHFQHQLRPSQLLAGSPQDAYPDLAEIGISIDVRDGAPATRFTSRHPFTNGYAVQHDGKSHVVDAADPVWPLPTSGGSHAATVAVRTPSGELTPQPLVFRISG; from the coding sequence ATGACCGACGGGGTTCAGCTACGCATCCAGGCCGAGGACTTGATGCGCGCCGAGGACGACGAGAACCTGCTCACGCTCGTGGCCCGCCTCCGCGCCGACGAGCATTGGGCGCGTATGTGGGCGCCCGGGTGTGCGATCGCGGCCGCCCGCCTGGGGCGTACGGCGGAGGCCCGGGACTTCTTGCTGGAGGCGCTGGACGGCGGGTTCTTCCAGCCTGAGCTGTTCGAGGGCGAGCTTGAGCGGGCGTTCGAAGCCGAGCCCGACTGGCCGCAGCTTCAGGCGAAGCTGGCCGCGAACCTCCCGCCCGCACCCCTGGAACTGGTGGTGTGGCCGTCGCTGACGCCGAAGCTGCCGTTGGAGTTGTTCCGCACCACGCCCGATCGCGAGGAGCAGCTCCGTCCACTGTTGCCGGAGCTGTCGGGTTCTTCCTGGCACCGGGCCGTGACGTTGCTGCATTGGGTGACGAAACGCTGGGAGCATGCCAACGACCACGTCGGCGACGAGGAAGACGCGGTCGACGTGCTGCGGCACGTGGACGACGACGGCATGCGGTTCGCCTGCGTCGAGTACAGCACCGTGTTGTCGCACGCGCTCAACGCGGCGGGCATCCCGGCCCGGCGGCTCAGTCTGCGGCAGCGGGATCATCACGCCGGGTGGGGTAAGGGCCACGTGGTCAGCGAGGCGTGGATCGACGACTTCGGACAGTGGGTCGTCCTCGACGGGCAGAACGGGGCGTACTGGATGTTCGGCTCGGCTCCATTGTCCACGTTGGAGCTTCAGACGGCGCTCGCCGAGGGACGGCAGCCCACCCTGCTCGCCGCCGACGGGCCGATGAAGCCGGCCACCACTGCCTGGTGGTTCACCTACTTCCACCAGATCAGCACGACCGGCGCGACCTGGGCGAAACCTCCGTTCATCCCCCACTTCCAGCACCAGCTGCGACCCAGCCAGCTGCTCGCCGGGTCGCCTCAGGACGCGTACCCCGATCTCGCGGAGATCGGGATCAGCATCGACGTCCGCGACGGGGCGCCGGCCACGCGGTTCACCAGCCGACATCCCTTCACCAACGGGTACGCCGTGCAGCACGACGGGAAGAGTCACGTGGTCGACGCAGCCGACCCGGTCTGGCCGTTGCCGACGTCGGGCGGGTCGCACGCGGCCACGGTCGCGGTGCGTACGCCGTCGGGAGAGTTGACGCCACAACCGTTGGTATTCCGTATCTCCGGCTGA